The nucleotide sequence GAACGACACCGTGTACCTGGTGCTCAACAGCGCCGGCACCAAGACCTACATCAAGTCCTTGACCGCCGACGCCAACGGCAACCGCTTCGAAGTGGCATTGGACGGCAACTTCCTCAACACCCTGACCAGCGCCAATTTCGTGTTCGCCACCACGTCGCCGACCAACCATGCGCCGGTGCTGGCGACGCCGCTGCTGGACCAGAACGCGACCGAGAACACGCCGTTCAGCTACGTGGTGCCCGCCACCAGCTTCAGCGACCCGGACAACGACAGCCTCAGCTACACCGCCAAACTGGCCAACGGCAGCGCCCTGCCCGGTTGGCTGGTGTTCGACGCGGCCACGCGCACGTTCAGCGGTACGCCAAGCGACACCGCCTCGGGCACATACGCCATACAAGTCACCGCCACGGACGGCAGCAACGCCACCGTCAGTGACAGCTTCACCCTTGCCGTGCAGGACGTGCCCGCCCCCGTCGTCATCAATGGCACGCCGAACAACGACACCCTGACCGGCACCGCAGCCAACGAACAACTGTTCGGTGGCGCCGGGAATGACACCCTCAATGGCGGGGCCGGCAACGACATTCTGGTCGGTGGTACCGGGGTGGACAAACTCACCGGTGGCGCGGGCGCCGATGTGTTCCGCTTCACCTCGAAGCTCGACAGCTATCGCACCGGGTCCACCAGCGCCAGTGACCAGATCCTCGACTTCGACGTAGCCGCGGACAAGATCGACGTCGCCGCGCTCGGCTACACCGGCCTGGGCAATGGCTTGAATGGCACGTTGCAAGTGACCTACAGCGCGTCGTCCAACCGCACCTATCTCAAGGACCTAACCGTCGACGCCAACGGCAACCGCTTCGAAGTGTCGCTGGCGGGCAACCTGGTCAACAGCCTGACGGCCAGCCACTTCGTGTTCGCCGACCAGAACACGCCTGGCAACGTGGCGCCGGTGGTGGCCATCCCGCTCCTCGACCAGAGTGCCAGTGAAAGCACGCCATTCCGCTACACCGTGGCCCACGACAGCTTCACCGACGCCAACCAGGAGGCACTGACCTACACCGCGACCCTCGCCGACGGCAGGGCCCTGCCCGCGTGGCTGACATTCAATGCCACCAGCCTGACCTTCAGCGGCACGCCGACCAACACCGCAGCCGGTAACTATGACGTGCTGGTCAAGGCCACCGATCCTTCAGGTGCCTCGGTCAGTGACAACTTCGCCCTGGTGGTGGCCGACGCACCGGCCAACACCATCACCGGGACCAGCAGTGCCGAAACCCTCAATGGCACGGCCGGCGCCGACCTGATCCTCGGCCTGGGCGGCAACGACACGATCAAGGCCGGCACCGGCGCCGACATCGTCGACGGTGGCGCCGGACGCGACTCACTGTACGGCGGCGACGGCGCCGACACCTTCCGCTACACCAACGTGCTCGACAGCTACCGCGACTACGACACCGGCGGCGTCACGGCCACCGACACGGTCTATGACTTCACTGCGGGCGTGGACAAGATCGACGTCTCCAGCCTGGGCTTCACCGGCCTCGGCGACGGCACCAACGGCACGCTGTACATGACCCTGAACTCGGCCGGCGACAAGACCTACATCAAGTCCGCCGAAGCCGATGCCGATGGCAACCGCTTCGAGATCGCCCTCAACGGCAACTACCTCAACACCCTGACCGCCAGTGATTTCGTGTTCGGCGAGCGCGCCCAGCAGGACATCCTCTACCTGCCGACCCTCGGCCAATCCAATGCACGCCTGCTGCGCATGACCGAAGATGATGATCAGTCCGGCACCTCGATGCTGGTCAAGGACCTGGACCGCTACACCACCTACGATGTGCGCAGCCAGTTCACCGATGCCGACGGCAATGGCATCGACATCGCGGTGGGCGGCAGCACCGTCACTGGTTTGTCGACACTGAGCCCCGAAGAACTGAAGTTGTGCTGGTGGCTGACCGACACCAACCAGCCCGGGCCGGCGCTGTTGCGTGCCGTGACATTGCTGAAGGACCAGCTCAGCGAACTCAAGGCCATCGATAACGTCACCATGGGCATCATCTGGGGCCAGGGCGAGGAAGGCGCCCAGGAGATCGCCCGGGCCACTGACAAACAGGCAGCGGCCGCGGCCTACAAGGCCGCAACGCTGAAGGTGTTCGACTACCTGCACGCCCAGTTAGGCAACTTCAGCGTGTACCTGATGGAAACCGGTCACTACGAGCAGGACGCGGCGCGGGCCCGTGGCTACGCCGAGGACAAGATCGCCGCGATTGTCGAAGGGGTCGGCTATGTCCGCGCCGCCCAGGAAGCCATGGCGGCCGAGCGCGCCGATGTCAAGCTGGCGGTGGACTACACCGACCTGCCGTTGCGCTACGAGGTCGATCCGCTGGTCTATCCCGACGACGTCTGGCATCTGCACGAGGAGTCGGCGGAAATCGTCGGCCAACGCCTGGCCGACTACATCGCCGATGACCTGGGCTTCCACGGCAACCCCAACGACAACAACAGCGTGCAGGACATCTTCGACCACGCCAACCAGGGCGGGATGATCACGGGTACCGACCAGGCGGACACCCTGGTGGGCAGCTCGGGCAACGACACCCTGGATGGCGACCTGGGCGCCGACAGCCTGACGGGTGGCGATGGCAATGACATCTACGTGGTCGACAACGCGTTCGACAGCGTGGTGGAAACCAACACCTCGGCCTCGCAGATCGATACGGTCAAGGCCTCGGTCAGCTGGACGCTGGGGGCCAATCTCGAGAACCTGGTGCTCACCGGCGTCTCGGACATCGATGGCACCGGCAACGAACGGCGTAATTTCATCACCGGCAACATCGCCGACAACGTGCTCGACGGTGCCGCCGGCAACGACAGCATGAGCGGCG is from Pseudomonas sp. B21-056 and encodes:
- a CDS encoding putative Ig domain-containing protein; its protein translation is MIFNVQNFGAKGDGITDDTAAIQAAIDAAAAAGGGQVYVPAGTYIVSAGEEPSDGCLMLKSNVHLYGDGMGETTVKVADGSDTKITGIIRSAYGEETHDFGISQLTIDGNRDHTTGKIDGWFNGYIPGEEGYDSNVTIDSVEIKDCSGYGFDPHEQTVNMVIKNSVSHGNGLDGFVADFLSDSTFENNVAYDNDRHGFNVVTSTHDFTLTNNVAYDNGGNGIVVQRGSENIPSPSNITITGGEVYGNGAEGVLVKLSSDVTVTGVDIHDNASAGIRIYGSNHVEIIDNTLNNNSLGGAVPEIIIQSYDDTQGVSGKYFNGSDNTIQGNLISGSNLSTYGVAERNEDGTDRNAIIANTISHTSKGATLIYGDGSYVSATEPMTTVQGTAGNDTLLGTSASEIFYGGAGNDTINGAAGGDILVGGAGLDKLTGGTGADTFRFASQSDSYRNATTSFDDTITDFDVTQDKIDLAGLGFTGLGNGRGGTLQVSYSASNDRTYIKDFDADASGNRFELILSGNLASTLTASNFIFNRVVTGTSGNDSLAGSDSADTLLGLAGNDSLSGGAGDDKLDGGAGMDTLTGGAGADTFVFSNRLDSYRNYNTGGVNLGDLITDFNVASDKIDLSALGFTGLGDGKNDTVYLVLNSAGTKTYIKSLTADANGNRFEVALDGNFLNTLTSANFVFATTSPTNHAPVLATPLLDQNATENTPFSYVVPATSFSDPDNDSLSYTAKLANGSALPGWLVFDAATRTFSGTPSDTASGTYAIQVTATDGSNATVSDSFTLAVQDVPAPVVINGTPNNDTLTGTAANEQLFGGAGNDTLNGGAGNDILVGGTGVDKLTGGAGADVFRFTSKLDSYRTGSTSASDQILDFDVAADKIDVAALGYTGLGNGLNGTLQVTYSASSNRTYLKDLTVDANGNRFEVSLAGNLVNSLTASHFVFADQNTPGNVAPVVAIPLLDQSASESTPFRYTVAHDSFTDANQEALTYTATLADGRALPAWLTFNATSLTFSGTPTNTAAGNYDVLVKATDPSGASVSDNFALVVADAPANTITGTSSAETLNGTAGADLILGLGGNDTIKAGTGADIVDGGAGRDSLYGGDGADTFRYTNVLDSYRDYDTGGVTATDTVYDFTAGVDKIDVSSLGFTGLGDGTNGTLYMTLNSAGDKTYIKSAEADADGNRFEIALNGNYLNTLTASDFVFGERAQQDILYLPTLGQSNARLLRMTEDDDQSGTSMLVKDLDRYTTYDVRSQFTDADGNGIDIAVGGSTVTGLSTLSPEELKLCWWLTDTNQPGPALLRAVTLLKDQLSELKAIDNVTMGIIWGQGEEGAQEIARATDKQAAAAAYKAATLKVFDYLHAQLGNFSVYLMETGHYEQDAARARGYAEDKIAAIVEGVGYVRAAQEAMAAERADVKLAVDYTDLPLRYEVDPLVYPDDVWHLHEESAEIVGQRLADYIADDLGFHGNPNDNNSVQDIFDHANQGGMITGTDQADTLVGSSGNDTLDGDLGADSLTGGDGNDIYVVDNAFDSVVETNTSASQIDTVKASVSWTLGANLENLVLTGVSDIDGTGNERRNFITGNIADNVLDGAAGNDSMSGGDGDDTYYVDNTGDAVIETNSNPLTGGIDSVHSRLAAYTLASNVENLYIDTPDAANGTGNALDNTLFAGAGNNVLDGRDGNDTVSFEQALAGVTVTLSTSAQQNTAGSGLDTLKNIENLTGSAYADTLTGNSAGNILDGGAGNDTLVGGSGDDRLIGGAGTDNLTGGTGADTYAFGALTDMGTGALRDVINGFKSTELDHLDLTGLDANPLTAHIDAFTFIGSNAFDTTNATGQLRFADGILYGSVDADATAEFEFELVGVKELHASDFTA